Proteins encoded by one window of Cervus canadensis isolate Bull #8, Minnesota chromosome 18, ASM1932006v1, whole genome shotgun sequence:
- the KCNC3 gene encoding LOW QUALITY PROTEIN: potassium voltage-gated channel subfamily C member 3 (The sequence of the model RefSeq protein was modified relative to this genomic sequence to represent the inferred CDS: deleted 1 base in 1 codon) — protein sequence MLSSVCVSSFRGRQAASKQQPAPPPQPSESPPPLPSPPPPPPLLQEQQPAQPGPAASPAGPPAPRGPGGRRAEPCPGLPAAAMGRHGGGGGDSGKIVINVGGVRHETYRSTLRTLPGTRLAGLTEPEAAARFDYDPGADEFFFDRHPGVFAYVLNYYRTGKLHCPADVCGPLFEEELGFWGIDETDVEACCWMTYRQHRDAEEALDSFEAPDPSGAANAANAAGAHDAGLDDEAGAGGGGLDGAGGELKRLCFQDAGGGAGGPPGGAGGAGGTWWRRWQPRVWALFEDPYSSRAARYVAFASLFFILISITTFCLETHEGFIHISNKTVTQASPIPGAPPENITNVEVETEPFLTYVEGVCVVWFTFEFLMRITFCPDKVEFLKSSLNIIDCVAILPFYLEVGLSGLSSKAAKDVLGFLRVVRFVRILRIFKLTRHFVGLRVLGHTLRASTNEFLLLIIFLALGVLIFATMIYYAERIGADPNDILGSNHTYFKNIPIGFWWAVVTMTTLGYGDMYPKTWSGMLVGALCALAGVLTIAMPVPVIVNNFGMYYSLAMAKQKLPKKKNKHIPRPPQPGSPNYCKPDPPPPPPLPPHHGSGGISPPPPITPPSMGVTVAGAYPPGPHTHPGLLRGGAGGLGIMGLPPLPAPGEPCPLAQEEVVEINRADPRPNGDPAAAALAHEDCPAIDQPAMSPEDKSPITPGSRGRYGRDRACFLLTDYAPSPDGSIRKATGAPPLPPQTGVSQAPQASCPTSTPTLQPGYPPSGRTPSPRGYEKSRSLSSIAGLSGVSLRLAPLATPPGSPRAARRAPPTLPSIL from the exons ATGCTGAGCTCAGTCTGCGTCTCGTCCTTCCGCGGGCGCCAGGCGGCTAGCAAACAGCAGCcggcgccgccgccgcagccgtcCGAGTCCCCGCCACCGCTGccctcgccgccgccgccaccgccgttGCTGCAAGAGCAGCAACCTGCGCAGCCCGGCCCCGCCGCGTCCCCGGCGGGCCCCCCGGCACCCCGCGGGCCCGGGGGCCGGCGCGCCGAGCCATGCCCCGGGCTGCCGGCGGCGGCCATGGGGCGGcacggcggcggcggtggcgacAGTGGCAAGATCGTGATCAACGTGGGCGGCGTGCGCCATGAGACGTACCGCTCGACGCTGCGCACCCTGCCGGGGACGCGGCTGGCCGGCCTGACGGAGCCCGAGGCGGCGGCGCGTTTCGACTACGACCCGGGCGCCGATGAGTTCTTCTTTGACCGGCATCCGGGTGTCTTCGCTTACGTGCTCAACTACTACCGTACGGGCAAGCTGCACTGCCCGGCCGACGTGTGCGGGCCGCTCTTCGAGGAGGAGCTCGGCTTTTGGGGCATCGACGAGACCGACGTGGAGGCCTGCTGCTGGATGACCTACCGGCAGCACCGGGACGCCGAGGAAGCGCTCGACTCCTTCGAGGCACCCGACCCTTCGGGCGCCGCGAACGCTGCCAACGCCGCGGGCGCCCACGACGCGGGTCTGGACGACGAggcgggcgcgggcggcggcggcctGGACGGCGCCGGCGGCGAGCTCAAGCGCCTCTGCTTCCAGGACGCGGGCGGCGGCGCCGGGGGCCCGCCAGGGGGCGCGGGCGGCGCGGGCGGCACGTGGTGGCGCCGCTGGCAGCCCCGGGTGTGGGCGCTCTTCGAGGACCCCTACTCGTCGCGGGCCGCCAGG TATGTGGCGTTCGCCTCCCTCTTCTTCATCCTCATCTCCATCACCACCTTCTGCCTGGAGACCCACGAGGGCTTCATCCACATCAGTAACAAGACAGTGACACAAGCCTCCCCGATCCCTGGGGCTCCGCCAGAGAACATCACCAATGTGGAGGTGGAGACGGAGCCCTTCCTGACCTACGTGGAGGGCGTGTGCGTGGTCTGGTTCACCTTTGAGTTTCTCATGCGCATCACCTTCTGCCCAGACAAGGTGGAATTTCTCAAGAGCAGCCTCAATATCATTGACTGTGTGGCCATCCTGCCCTTCTATCTGGAGGTGGGGCTCTCCGGCCTCAGCTCCAAGGCTGCCAAAGACGTGCTGGGCTTCCTGCGGGTCGTCCGCTTCGTCCGGATCCTGCGGATCTTCAAGCTCACGCGGCACTTTGTGGGGCTGCGCGTACTCGGCCACACGCTCCGCGCCAGCACCAACGAGTTCTTGCTGCTCATCATCTTCCTGGCCCTGGGCGTGCTCATTTTCGCCACCATGATCTACTATGCCGAGCGCATCGGCGCCGACCCCAACGACATCCTGGGCTCCAACCACACCTACTTCAAGAACATCCCCATCGGCTTCTGGTGGGCCGTGGTCACCATGACAACCCTGGGCTACGGAGACATGTACCCCAAGACGTGGTCGGGGATGCTGGTCGGGGCGCTGTGTGCCCTGGCTGGGGTGCTCACCATCGCCATGCCAGTGCCCGTCATTGTGAACAACTTCGGCATGTACTATTCGCTGGCCATGGCCAAACAGAAGCTGCCCAAGAAGAAGAACAAACACATTCCCCGGCCCCCGCAGCCTGGCTCGCCCAACTATTGCAAGCCcgacccgcccccgccccccccactcCCTCCTCACCATGGCAGCGGCGGcatcagccccccaccccccatcacccCGCCCTCCATGGGGGTGACTGTGGCCGGGGCTTACCCGCCGGGcccccacacacaccctgggCTGCTCAGGGGGGGAGCGGGTGGGCTCGGAATCATGGGGCTGCCTCCTCTGCCGGCCCCTGGGGAGCCCTGCCCATTGGCTCAGGAGGAAGTGGTTGAGATCAACCGGGCAG ATCCCCGCCCCAACGGGGACCCTGCAGCTGCTGCGCTGGCCCATGAGGACTGCCCGGCCATTGACCAGCCCGCCATGTCCCCGGAAGACAAGAGTCCCATCACCCCTGGGAGCCGGGGCCGCTATGGCCGGGACCGAGCCTGCTTCCTCCTCACCGACTACGCCCCATCCCCTGATGGCTCCATCCGGAAAG ccactgGTGCTCCCCCACTG CCCCCCCAGACTGGCGTAAGCCAGGCCCCCCAAGCTTCTTGCCCGACCTCAACGCCAACGCTGCAGCCTGGATATCCCCCTAGTGGACGAACCCCCTCCCCCCGGG